Proteins co-encoded in one Prunus persica cultivar Lovell chromosome G6, Prunus_persica_NCBIv2, whole genome shotgun sequence genomic window:
- the LOC18773304 gene encoding UDP-glycosyltransferase 87A1, whose protein sequence is MSLPNTSPITTSHVVALPFPGRGHINPMMCLCNSLASLNPAADNTDIIVTVIVTEEWLGFLGSEPKPDNVSFATIPNVIPSEIGRGDDSPGFYETVLRKIKTPVEDLLDRLEPPVTALIADTYLVWSVEIGNVRNIPVASLWTMSASVYSVFHFFDLLVQHSHFPVNLEERGEEHVDYIPGLPSTCVADLSTCFYGKGLNVLDRALESVASLSKAQWLLLPSVYKLEAQVIDALRANTSIPVYHIGPTIPHSKLETESRPSEAHYFDWLDKQPSGSVLYMSQGSLHSAPKAQMDEIADGLRESRVRFFWVAREAASELKERCGEMGIVVAWCDQLRVLCHDSIGGFWSHCGWNSTSEAVFAGLPMLTFPIYWDQVPNSKMIVEDWKIGWRVKKKGVGEEESLVGREEIAGIVRRFMDLESEEGKEMRSKARELRDIYRQAIRKGGSTHADLEAFVSDICKQDF, encoded by the exons ATGAGCCTCCCAAATACCTCACCAATCACCACAAGCCATGTGGTGGCGCTGCCGTTCCCCGGCCGCGGCCACATCAACCCCATGATGTGCCTCTGCAACTCCCTCGCTTCGTTAAACCCGGCCGCCGACAACACAGACATCATCGTTACCGTTATCGTGACGGAGGAGTGGCTCGGCTTCCTCGGCTCGGAGCCGAAGCCCGACAACGTGAGCTTCGCTACTATTCCCAACGTCATACCCTCCGAGATCGGCCGCGGGGATGACTCTCCTGGATTCTATGAGAccgttttgagaaaaataaaaaccccgGTCGAAGACCTCCTCGACAGACTGGAGCCGCCGGTCACCGCCTTGATCGCCGACACGTACTTGGTCTGGTCCGTCGAGATCGGGAATGTGAGGAATATTCCGGTAGCTTCTCTATGGACCATGTCCGCTTCTGTCTACTCCGTCTTCCATTTCTTCGATCTCCTCGTCCAACACAGTCATTTTCCCGTTAATTTGGAAG AACGAGGAGAAGAGCATGTGGACTACATTCCGGGACTTCCTTCCACATGTGTGGCGGACCTTTCCACGTGTTTCTACGGGAAAGGGCTTAATGTATTGGATCGAGCACTAGAATCCGTTGCATCATTGTCCAAAGCCCAATGgcttttgttgccttcggtgtACAAGCTTGAAGCCCAAGTGATCGACGCTCTGAGGGCGAACACATCGATCCCTGTTTATCACATTGGGCCCACCATACCCCATTCCAAATTGGAGACCGAATCAAGGCCCAGTGAGGCCCACTATTTTGATTGGCTAGACAAACAGCCTAGTGGGTCAGTTTTGTACATGTCGCAAGGGAGCTTGCATTCAGCTCCCAAAGCCCAAATGGATGAAATTGCTGATGGGTTGAGGGAGAGTAGGGTTCGATTCTTCTGGGTGGCGCGTGAAGCAGCTTCGGAGTTGAAAGAGAGGTGTGGGGAGATGGGGATTGTGGTGGCCTGGTGTGACCAATTGAGGGTGTTATGTCATGATTctattggtgggttttggtcCCACTGCGGTTGGAATTCGACCTCAGAAGCTGTTTTTGCTGGTCTTCCAATGCTGACTTTTCCTATATATTGGGACCAGGTCCCCAATAGCaagatgattgtggaggattgGAAGATTGGATGGAgggtgaagaagaagggggtgggagaagaagaaagtttgGTGGGTAGAGAAGAAATTGCAGGGATTGTGAGGAGGTTTATGGATTTGGAAAGTGAGGAGGGTAAGGAAATGAGGAGCAAAGCAAGGGAGCTTAGGGACATTTATCGGCAAGCAATTCGAAAGGGTGGCTCGACTCATGCCGATCTTGAAGCATTTGTAAGTGACATATGCAAGCAAGATTTCTAA
- the LOC18772930 gene encoding zinc finger protein CONSTANS-LIKE 7, whose product MRYHSFLLRSPKKEEQQVPDSINNSGEESSDTTTTTTTTTKLDDAFITNGDDHVVDIMDDWERIMGIEEEEDGKLQSENMYSGHKLNWDFMDWDEFPKGEEGEEIEQKVFQTADRCFFEDESYYERKVVKSESVAFWDEDDEKRVHLNLNLNYQEVLDAWSDRGPLWADDCSRSSMASNGNYMGEVPIMEEDRTRREASVLRYREKRQSRLFSKKIRYQVRKLNADKRPRLKGRFVKRCDS is encoded by the exons ATGAGGTACCATTCTTTCTTATTAAGAAGCCCAAAGAAGGAAGAGCAACAGGTGCCAGACAGCATCAATAATTCTGGTGAAGAATCCTCTGACACTACCACTACCACTACTACTACCACCAAATTAGATGATGCTTTTATCACCAATGGAGATGATCATGTGGTTGATATCATGGATGACTGGGAGCGCATTATGGgcattgaagaagaggaagatggaaAATTACAGAGCGAAAACATGTACAGCGGTCACAAGCTTAATTGGGATTTTATGGATTGGGATGAGTTCCCTAAAGGAGAAGAAGGGGAGGAGATTGAGCAGAAAGTGTTTCAAACCGCAGATAGGTGCTTTTTTGAAGATGAAAGCTACTATGAAAGAAAGGTTGTAAAAAGTGAGAGTGTTGCGTTTTGGGATGAGGATGATGAGAAGAGGGtgcatttgaatttgaatttgaattatcAAGAGGTGTTGGATGCTTGGTCTGATCGTGGTCCTCTTTGGGCAGATGATTGTTCACGTTCTTCCATGGCTAGCAATGGCAATTAT ATGGGAGAAGTGCCAATAATGGAAGAAGATAGAACAAGAAGGGAGGCAAGCGTTCTAAGGTACAGAGAGAAGCGCCAGTCTAGACTTTTCTCCAAGAAGATAAGGTACCAAGTCCGCAAACTCAACGCAGATAAAAGACCTAGACTCAAG GGTCGATTTGTGAAGAGGTGTGATTCGTGA